AGTTCCTCGCGCAGGTGATCGCCGACGCCCTCGCCGAGCGCGTGCACGACGGCGCACTCGGCGAGGGCGCACGCGGACTGGCCGGGATCACGGTGACGCTGCACGAATCGCACGTCGCGTGGGCGAGCTACGACCGTGATCTTCGTCCAGCCCGGTGACGCCACCGACCCGGAGCTGCCCAGCGGCGGCAACGTCTTCGACCGGCGGATCAGCCGGGAGCTGACCGCCCTGGGCCGGACGGTGCGGGAGGTCGCGGTCCCCGGATCGTGGCCGCATCCGGACGCCGGTGCGCGCGCCCGGCTGGGCCGCGAGCTCGCTGCGGCCGCACCGGGCACGCTGGTCGTGCTCGACGGGCTGGTGGCCTGCGGGGTACCGGAGATCGTGGTGCCGCACTCGGCCCGGCTGCGGCTGGTGGTGCTGGTGCACATGCCGCTGGGCGAGGAGACCGGTGCCGATCCCGCGCTGGACGCCCGGGAGCGGGCGACGCTGCGCGCGGCCCGGACAGTGGTGACGACGAGCGCCCGGACGGCGGAGCGGCTGCGCCGGCACCACGGCCTCGCCCGCGTCGAGGTGGTGGTGCCCGGGACGGACCCGGCGCCGCCGTCCTCCGGTGACGAACTGTTGTGCGTCGGGTCGCTGACCCCGCACAAGGGGCAGGACGTGCTGGTCGAGGCGCTGGCGGCGGTGGCAGACCTGCCGTGGCGGTGCCGGCTGACCGGGCCGGTGCGCCGCAGCCCCGCGTTCGCGGCCCGCGTGCGCCGGTCGATCGATGCGCACCGCCTGACCGGCCGCGTGACGATCACCGGGCCGCTCACCGGGCCGCGGCTGGAGCGGGCCTACGCGCGCGCCGGGCTGCTGATACTGCCGTCGCGGTCGGAGACCTACGGCATGGCCATGGCCGAGGCGCTGGCGCGCGGCATCCCGGTCCTGACCTCCGCGCCCACCGAAGTGCTGGGTGGGGTGCTGGGTGAGGTGGCGGGTGAGCCCGGGCAGCTGCCGGGCCTCGTGGTCCCGCCGGGCGACGCGGACGCGCTGGCACAGGCGCTCCGGTCGTGGTTGACGTCCCCGCGGTTGCGGCAGGCGCTGCGCGAGGCGGCCCGCTCACGCCGCGGCACGTTGCCGACGTGGGAGACCGCCGCACGGGTGATGTCGCGGATCCTCGGTGAACCGGAAGCCGGTGGTGTTCCGTGACAAGGAGGTGGCACCCGACCGATGGGACGGCGCCGGTCCCGGCACCACCCGCTGCGCACCGGACTGGCTGGCGCTGCGCGAGCCCGCCGACGCCGCCGCCCGGGCGGCCGCGCTGCTCGGCCCGCTGCGCGCATCCCTGAGCACCGTCGGCGGCCGGCTGGTCATCCGGGACGTGGGGTGCGGCACCGGCTCGATGGCGCGCTGGCTCGCGCCCCGGCTGCCGGTCCCGCAGCACTGGATCCTGCACGACCGCGACCCCGCGCTGCTCGCCCGCGCGTCGATCACCGGGACGGGCGTCACGGTGGAAACGCACCACGGCGACCTCGGCCGGCTCGATCTCGGGGGCACCTCGCTCGTCACCGCGTCGGCGCTGCTCGACCTGCTCACGCTGTCCGACGTGGACGGCCTGGCGGGATCGTGCGCCGCCGCCGGGTGCCCGGCGCTGCTGACCCTGTCGGTCACCGGGCGGGTCGAGCTGACCCCCGCCGACCCGCTCGACGCGGAGATCGCCGCGGCCTTCGCGGCCCACCAGCGGCGCAACGGGCTCCTCGGCCCGGATGCGGTCGCCATGGCCGCACTCGCGTTCGAACGCCGGGGTGCGGTGGTGCGGCTCGCGCCCAGTCCCTGGCGGCTCGGGCCGCGGCAACGGGCGCTGACCGAACGGTGGTTCCGCGGCTGGGTCGCCGCCGCCCGGGAGCACGCACCGAACCTCGACACCGCGGCCTACACCCGGAGCCGCCTCGACGCCTGCGCGGCCGGCGAGTTGCGCGCGGTGGTGCACCACACCGACCTGCTCGCGACCGGAGCGTCCTGATGCCACCCGCCCGCGCCGACCCAGCGGCGCCCAACAGCCCACACCCCGCCACCACCGGCCAACCCCAGCCCGAGCAGCAAACACAGCGCCACGAGCAGCAAACACGCCGCCACCGCGTGTTTGCCGCTCCGCGCGGCGTGTTTGCCGCTCCGCGCGGCGTGTTTGCCGCTCCGCGCGGCGTGTTTGCCGCTCCGCGCGGCGTGTTTGCCGCTCCGCGCGGCGTGTTGGCTGCTCCGCGCGGCGTGTTTGCTGCTCCGGGTGGGGTGTTGGCTGGGCGGGGCTACGTGGTGGCCGCGCCGGTGACCGCCGTGGTCCCGCTGGTGGTCGCCGCGCTGCCGGGGATCCTCACTCTCCCGCTCCGAGGACGGGCAGGTGCGCCCGGAACGACCCGGCCAGCGCGTCCAGGACCGCCCGGCCCTTGTCCGCACTCGCCCGTGACGGATGACCGGCCACGCCCGACTTGCTGTAGGGAGCCAGTCCGAGCGAGAGGAGGTGGCGCAGATCGCCGGGTGCCGAGTCCGCGGCCGCGTAGTCGGGCCTGACCACCTCCGGGCTGGTGGCGAGCAGGAGGGAGGTCTCCAGCTCGCCCGCGTGCATGTCCTCGTCGTTGGTGGTCGTCACGCCCGCCGCGGCCCGCGCGGCCTGCCACTCGCCGTAGCTGGGGAACAGCACCATGGCGCCGCGGGCCTGCTGGACGACGTTGGCCAGGACGTGGTTGCCGCCGTGCCCGTTGACCAGCACGAGCTTGCCGGCACCGGAGGACCGCAGCGACGCCGCGATGTCCTCCACCACCGCGATCAGCGTGGTGGCCGAGATGCTCACCGTGCCGGGCCAGGCCGCGTGCTCGTGCGAGCAGGAGATCGTGACCGGCGGCAGCAGCCAGAACCGGTGTTCCGCGGCGATGCGCTCGGCCACCGCGGACGCGATCAGGGTGTCGGTGGTCAGCGGCAGGTGCGGGCCGTGCTGTTCGAGGCTTCCGACGGGCAGGACGGCCACGCCCGGCGCGCGGTCGCGCACGTCGGCGGTCGTGTCCGGCGGGAGCGGAGTCATCGCTTCAGGTATACCGGGGAGGGCAAGTTCCCGGTCGATGATGAGGGGGAACACCGTGCGTGAGCAGGACATCGCCGAATCGACCCTGGGCACGCGCCGCGGCGAGTTCCGCGCCGTGGCCTTCGCCGACGGCGCCGAGCACCTGGCGCTGGTGCACGGCCCCCTCCCGCGGGACGACGT
The sequence above is a segment of the Amycolatopsis viridis genome. Coding sequences within it:
- a CDS encoding class I SAM-dependent methyltransferase; this translates as MAPDRWDGAGPGTTRCAPDWLALREPADAAARAAALLGPLRASLSTVGGRLVIRDVGCGTGSMARWLAPRLPVPQHWILHDRDPALLARASITGTGVTVETHHGDLGRLDLGGTSLVTASALLDLLTLSDVDGLAGSCAAAGCPALLTLSVTGRVELTPADPLDAEIAAAFAAHQRRNGLLGPDAVAMAALAFERRGAVVRLAPSPWRLGPRQRALTERWFRGWVAAAREHAPNLDTAAYTRSRLDACAAGELRAVVHHTDLLATGAS
- a CDS encoding glycosyltransferase family 4 protein produces the protein MIFVQPGDATDPELPSGGNVFDRRISRELTALGRTVREVAVPGSWPHPDAGARARLGRELAAAAPGTLVVLDGLVACGVPEIVVPHSARLRLVVLVHMPLGEETGADPALDARERATLRAARTVVTTSARTAERLRRHHGLARVEVVVPGTDPAPPSSGDELLCVGSLTPHKGQDVLVEALAAVADLPWRCRLTGPVRRSPAFAARVRRSIDAHRLTGRVTITGPLTGPRLERAYARAGLLILPSRSETYGMAMAEALARGIPVLTSAPTEVLGGVLGEVAGEPGQLPGLVVPPGDADALAQALRSWLTSPRLRQALREAARSRRGTLPTWETAARVMSRILGEPEAGGVP
- a CDS encoding creatininase family protein; translation: MTPLPPDTTADVRDRAPGVAVLPVGSLEQHGPHLPLTTDTLIASAVAERIAAEHRFWLLPPVTISCSHEHAAWPGTVSISATTLIAVVEDIAASLRSSGAGKLVLVNGHGGNHVLANVVQQARGAMVLFPSYGEWQAARAAAGVTTTNDEDMHAGELETSLLLATSPEVVRPDYAAADSAPGDLRHLLSLGLAPYSKSGVAGHPSRASADKGRAVLDALAGSFRAHLPVLGAGE